ATGCTTCTGTCCTCTTTACTTCAAGTGGTGTAGGCCGTCAGGGGCGGGCTTATTGGGGAGGGTATGCTATTTCAAAATTTGCGACTGAAGGACTGATGCAGGTTTTAGCCCATGAATGTGAAGGCAGCAGTGTCAGGGTTAACAGTATCAACCCCGGCCCGACTAGAACAGCCATGCGTGCAAGTGCTTATCCAGCTGAAAATCCAGCAACCTTGCTAACGGCGGAGCAAATTATGCCCACGTATCTTTACCTGATGAGCGATCAATCCATCGCTGAAAACGGTAACGCTTTCAGCGCCCAGTGATAAGGACACGGCCACAAAACTGAAATCCGTCATATTGGCGGATTTTTTTCATCACTGACAAAGAAAATCTGATTTGGACTGAAATTACCGCTACAATACTCGCCTTGAAATTATTAGACAGGTGTAACATGCGAGTTTGTGGTGTTGAATTGAAAGGCGGCGAAGCCGTAATTTGTTTGCTCAGTCAGGAAGGCGATACCTTTAATATCCCGGATTGCCGCAAGCAATCTTTTCAGGTATCCCATTCAGCGGCCACCGAGTCCATAGTGGACTTTCACTTTGCATTTAAAAAGCTGCTGGAAGACTACAAAGTTGACGAAGTAGCCATTATTGAACGGGAGCAGAAAGGTAAATTTGCTGGCAGTGCGACCAGCTTCAAACTGGAAGCGGCCATTCAGCTGTGCGGTCTGCCTGTCACACTGATCCAGCCTCAGGACATCAAAGCCCAACTAAAACGTAATCCGCCACAAGTTGATTTTGTTGGTCTAGAGCTGAAAAAATTCCAGGAAAATGCATTTGAAGTGGCCTATGCATTTCAAATGATGAAGCAGTTCAATAAAGTCTGGTAAGTTTTTAGGGTCTGTAAGCCAATTACAGACCCTGTTATTTGTCATATGTAGACAAAAATGGTTACGACAGCATCAAAGTAGCCTGCGGTCGGCATTCCTCTTAGCAACGTGGCACAATTCTTATCCCCGCGTTTTTACAACCACAGCCAACATTGTCAATAAGTAGCAAGTCAGTATCATGCAGTATTTACAGGGTTATAGTCAGGATATCCGCGATAAAGTCAGTACTTTGATACAAGCTGGCAAACTTGGTCAGGTGCTTAAGCAGCGATACCCGCAATCCGAGCATAATATTCGCAATGATAAGGCGCTGTACCAATTGGCCATGTCACTGAAACAACGCTACCTGAAAAAGTCCGCGCCGCTTGCCAAAGTTGTCTTTGATGACAAGATCAGTTTGCAGCACCAAGCACTCGGATTACACACTTATATCAGCCGCAAACAGGGCAATAAACTCAAAGCTAAAAATGAGATACGTATTGCGGCAAAATTAAAACAGCTACCTGAGCCACTACTCACTATGGTTGTCGTCCACGAGTTGGCCCACCTAAAAGAAAAAGATCACAACAAAGCATTTTACCAACTCTGTACCTATATGGAGCCGGATTATTTTCAGCTAGAATTTGATTTGCGCCTCTATCTGACTTGGCTTGAAGTTGAGAGTAACTGAAAAACAATCTATTTTTTAATACCTTAAAAACAAACCGTGCTATTTCAGCCGTTAATACAGTTTTATAGTCTTAAACAGTTAAAACACTATTTATACCATCCCACTTACATAAACAAGTCAAGCTCTGCGCATTATCCAGACGCACCGCTATCTTAGCGTGATAAAGCCCCATCTTTCATTGCCAACATCGAGGCAATTCAACCTGCGCTTCACTTTTATCCGAGCTCATTCTCAGTTATCAAAATATTTGCGAGATAGGGTAAATAATGAAGAAATATTATTCATTCAATAGATAATTACGCCTATCTGAATATTGATTGATAACCATTTTCATTTATAATCGCAAAAGTATCTGACTTTATGTAAGGTAATATCCATGGGGATAGCAGTGATATCCAGCCGTCAGGCCAATCGGTTAGCCCGGCACCACCATAGCTCATCTGCATCGTCATGTTTCCGCCCCGGTATGACAGATATCTCCTCGGTAGCCTCTCAAACCATTATGCCCTCAATTGATGGCTACACAGTGCTGAAATGCAAAAGCAAATATCAAGCTAAAAATAAAGCCAATAACCGAAGCGAACAGAAACATAAGCACTGCTCCATGTCGGTTGGAGAACCCTTGGTAAAAAAGGATAAAAAGCGTCAGTACAAAGAGCTAAAAAAACTCGGCAAAAAAAAGCTGAAAAAAGGCCTTAAAACACTGTTATGGCAAGATGATAGCGCTCAATTACCAGCATCAGAGTTTCAGTCGTTAAAAAAACGGCTAAAATCCGGTATCACCACGCTGTTGCAGCCTGCAACTTCTGACATACCTCTGGATCGCAAGGAAGATACCGGCCCTCGTTGGCACAGGTCTGCAACTGGTCACGGCAAGACTATTTTCTCCAGCACAATCGATATCAATCACAGCAATAGCCAGGCACAATGCCAACAACGACCTGTAGTGAACAACCAGCAACAGTTGAACTTAGCAGCACGCGCATCTGTTGCCGCTAATTGTGATACTCAACGCTGTGGTAACACACAGCTTTGTCCCATCAACTGTCTAAAACCATTAAAAGTAACACCCTGCCGACGCTGCCCAGCACTCAATGGCAAACCTTGTCACTGCGCAGTCAAATTACAGCAAAAACAATTGGCTGCAGGCATATTTCCACCTCAGCATGATACAACTTTACCTACTAACGAACACAAAAAAGCCGGCTGAGCCGGCTTTTTTGTGTGAAATACATTAACTGATGCCCATTTGCATTTTTCGTTTGCGGACTAATGCCGCAAAATGATGGCGCTGGCGTTTAGTCAAACTGTGTGCCATAGGGATTTTAGCCGTTAGGGCATTCACTGGCCGGCCATTAATCATAAATTCATAGTGCAAGTGTGGTCCGGTAGTACGACCGGTATTACCCGACAACGCAATAACCTGTCCACGAGAGACCCGATCGCCCCGTTTTACCAATGCCTTAGATAAATGCAAATAGCGGGTTCGATATTTTCCACCATGATCAATCACAATATACTTACCGGCATATCTATGATTCGTGACTAGAACAACAACACCATCACCAGGTGCTAAAACTTTAGTCCCCACAGGTACGGCAAAGTCAGTGCCATTATGTGGTGCAATACGACCGGTAATAGGATGGCGTCGATGCGGATTAAAACTAGAGCTCACCCGATACATATGCGCCAATGGCAAACGTTGAAATGCGCGCTGTAAACTATGACCATGTTCATCGTAAAACTGACCACTGCTATCTTGGAATGTATTTAATTCATGTCCAGCCGTTTCCAAGCTCACACCGAGAATATTACTATCACCGGTAGCATCGCCATCAACATACTGCTCACTGAGCAACACGGAAAATTTATCTCCGGCGCGAAAATCCCGGCCAAAATTAATTTTATCTTTGTAGAGGTTCTCAATACGCTGAATATCAGCTGCACTCAATCCCTGCCGCTTAGCAGAAAGATAAAATGAACCATGGATAACCCCAGTGATGGTTCTGTCCTGCCAAATTCCTTGCCGTTTAATATCATCGTACTTAAAGCCACCATCATCATAACGGCTAAATACAACCTGATGACCAGCATTGAAATACAGCTCCAGCTTAGTCAGTTGCTCCTGATCATCTAAATAAAATAATACCTGGTTTCCTGGCTGCAGCGTATCGAGTGCTAACACATTTAAGTCAGCTTCTAACACCTGATACATGGTCTGTTGATCGACTCCAGCACGCTGAAACAGCTCACTGAGTGTGTCACCTTTTTTAACCACAAAATCAAAATTGGGTTTGTCAGCCACTGCCGCCACAATAGCGGGCGTATCTGTGATCAGATGATCCAATTTCAGTGGGACGGTAATACGTTCGGGAACGGTTGGTTGGCTGGACGGCCACAATACTGCAGCCCCAACAACAAGGCCGGTCGCCAGCAAAATACGCTTGTGAGAGGTTTGTAACCTTTGCAAACGAGTGCGCGACACAATCAACCAGGAATCTTTACTCTTTTGCAATCTGTTATTCACCATTCGTCACTGTGTGGGTAATTTGCCTGTAAAAACGGGCGCGGGCACGTTTTATACCAAAATTTTTCCATTCGACCAAAAAAATTCCACTAGGTTCCCCTAAGTGGAATTTTTTGTTTATATTTCGAACGCCAGACTATTGTCAGAAACAAGCATCGCAACAACAAAAAAACGTATATTTTATTGACGCAAGCGCATCGCTTTTCGACTTACGCTAGTGATGAGTAGTAAGGTAACATTTTGTTTTTCAACAATACCCTTATTTCCAGCGATTATATTTATCTATGTATCTTGATCCAACGCCGCTATTTTTCCTTTACTTATTTTCAGGCCTAAACTGATATTCCCGCTCCAAACAGCTGTATCCTAGCCCATTCATTTTTTTGACTTTAATTTGCACACTGATGCGCTCTTTCATAGCTTCAACATGACTGATCACCCCAATCATTTTGCCGCTGGCATTCAAATTATCTAATGCATCTAATGCCATATCCAAGGTTTCGGCATCTAAAGTGCCAAAGCCTTCATCCAAAAATAGCGAATCAATACTGGTTTTATGGCTGACCAAGTCAGACAGCGCCAACGCCAGCGCTAAGCTGACTAAAAAACTCTCGCCGCCAGATAAGGTACGGGTGTCACGGGCCGCATCCCCTTGCCAGGTATCCAGCACCTCCAGCTCCAACACCCCTGTGGTTCTACGTTGCAACAGGTAACGGCCATGCAATCGCGCTAATTGCCGATTAGCTAGTGCGACCAAATGATCCAGCGTCAACCCTTGGGCAAATACCCGAAATTTTTTCCCATCCCGCGAGCCTATCAAGCCACTTAGGGCATCCCAGTCTTCATATTCAACCCGAGCTTGTGCAATCTCACTAAACAGCTGTTGTTGACCCTGTCGACGCTTAGCATCTTCTGACAACACAGCATTGATTTCACCCAATTGCATACGGCTATGATCCCGTTGCGCCTTGAGTGTATCTAGCTTATCACTCAAAGCTTGTAGCCGGATGGCGTTAACGTCCTCTTCCGAGAGTTCGAAGGGATGCTGAACTGCGTCAGAACCATCTATTTCAAGATCCGCAACATCATATTCACGCCCCTTTTGTATGTGGGCTGTTCGCTCTGCATCAATCAGCTTAAGGGCAACATCAGCCCGGGCAATGTCGCTATCGAGCTGTCTGGCTAAATCATGTAAACGCTCAGATTCATCCTCATCCAACAGTGCAGCCAGAAACTGTGCTTCATCCTCAAACATGCTGTGACTAAGCTGCATCTGCCAATCTGGGGTAAGCTGCGCCAGTGTCTTATCCAATTCCGCCAGAGCATCATTCACGCGCTGTAATTGACCGGCTAGGCCAGCCAGAGACTGATGCAATTGCTCGCCTTGCTGACGACTCTCTTCTCGCGCAATAATGGCTTGTTCCAGCAATGTCTGCTTACTTGCAAGCAGCTCTGCCACTTGGCTATCGCCCACCAACTGGCGCCGCTGCTGACGGTTCGTCTCCATTGCATCATCTAATAAGGTAAGCTCGGCAGCAATTTGCTCTACGCTGTGCTCAAGCTGCGCACTATGTTGCTCCAGCATAGGTAGTTTTTCCGCTAACCCAAGCTGTAATCTGTCATTTTCTTGCAATTGCTGGGTCAGTTGTTTCCATTGACTTTGGCTTGCCCTGACTTCATTCGCCCACAACTCAATATCGTGTTGCGCGGGCAATGTGAGGCCAATCTCAGATAAGGTGCTCGTCAAGTGCTGAGTTTGCTGCTGATAGTCTTGCTGCAACTGGGTGATTTGTGCCTCTAGCTCATTGATCACCTGTTGTTGATATGCCTGCTCTTGGCCAAGGCTGCCTTGTCTGTGCTCAGCATCTTGCAGTTGTTGATGCAGTTTATTGACAGCTTGCTCCTGCTGCCTCAGCAAGTCCTGGTGCTGTCGATAATTCCGTAAGCGGGCATTTAATGGCATCAACTGTTCATCAAGTGCAATAAGCGTCTTATCCAGTTGCACCGGATTATCAATCGTCAGGCTCTGATTGTCGGCTGGCAGCTGCTTCAACAGTGCATCAAAATCGCTCTGAACCCGCGCAATCACAGTGTGCAATTGTGCAAGTTGTGCCAGCTCCTTGCTATCTTGCTCAACACTTTGCTCAATCTGGCTGGCAAGCTTAATGCCCTGGGCTTTGATCTCATCCACCTGTTGTTGCAGTACTTGATGCCTTTGCTCGGTTTCACTGACAAAGGGCTGATCATCTGACTGATGATAATCCGTCACCACTGGATGCGTTTTTGAACCACACACAGGACAGGGCTTATCCTGCTGTAACGATTGCCGCAATGCCGTGAGATTGGCAATGGTTTGTTCCTGCTCAATAAGCTTGACTAAATCCTGCAAGTGGGTGGATAGCTGTTGATATTCCTGTCTTAGGGCCTGTCGCTGTTGCTGCCAACACTCAACGTCTGCTTGCCTGGCTTTTAGACCGGCTTCAAGCCGTACTCGCTCCTGCTGCAAATTCTGGTATTGGCTGACCGGTGATTGCATTTTTAAGAGTAATGGCTGACGCACCTGCAACTGCTCAATCACGCAAAGCAGACCAGTTTCATCATATTGCCCAAGCGCCACCCGCTGCTGTTCAAGCAATGGTGCCACGGCCTGCTCAGCCGTTGCCAATTGCGCAGTCAACTGCGCAATTTCTGTATTCAATAGCTTAAATTGCTGGGGAAATGCCTGTAATTGACTCTGTTTATGGCGCTGTTGCTGCTGTTGCTGCAGAAACTGCTGTTGAGTTACCGATAATTGACTCAACTG
This region of Shewanella sp. NFH-SH190041 genomic DNA includes:
- a CDS encoding DUF3010 family protein; translation: MRVCGVELKGGEAVICLLSQEGDTFNIPDCRKQSFQVSHSAATESIVDFHFAFKKLLEDYKVDEVAIIEREQKGKFAGSATSFKLEAAIQLCGLPVTLIQPQDIKAQLKRNPPQVDFVGLELKKFQENAFEVAYAFQMMKQFNKVW
- a CDS encoding M48 family metallopeptidase, with protein sequence MQYLQGYSQDIRDKVSTLIQAGKLGQVLKQRYPQSEHNIRNDKALYQLAMSLKQRYLKKSAPLAKVVFDDKISLQHQALGLHTYISRKQGNKLKAKNEIRIAAKLKQLPEPLLTMVVVHELAHLKEKDHNKAFYQLCTYMEPDYFQLEFDLRLYLTWLEVESN
- a CDS encoding peptidoglycan DD-metalloendopeptidase family protein; the encoded protein is MQKSKDSWLIVSRTRLQRLQTSHKRILLATGLVVGAAVLWPSSQPTVPERITVPLKLDHLITDTPAIVAAVADKPNFDFVVKKGDTLSELFQRAGVDQQTMYQVLEADLNVLALDTLQPGNQVLFYLDDQEQLTKLELYFNAGHQVVFSRYDDGGFKYDDIKRQGIWQDRTITGVIHGSFYLSAKRQGLSAADIQRIENLYKDKINFGRDFRAGDKFSVLLSEQYVDGDATGDSNILGVSLETAGHELNTFQDSSGQFYDEHGHSLQRAFQRLPLAHMYRVSSSFNPHRRHPITGRIAPHNGTDFAVPVGTKVLAPGDGVVVLVTNHRYAGKYIVIDHGGKYRTRYLHLSKALVKRGDRVSRGQVIALSGNTGRTTGPHLHYEFMINGRPVNALTAKIPMAHSLTKRQRHHFAALVRKRKMQMGIS
- a CDS encoding SbcC/MukB-like Walker B domain-containing protein, translating into MKILSLRFKNINSLKGEWKIDFTQPPFCDNGLFAITGPTGAGKTSILDAICLALYHQTPRLGGISKTTNELMTRGTAESLAEVEFEVKGVAYRAFWSQRRSRGKADGKLQDAQVELVQLKADGDAILASQIKRKNELLDSITGLNFARFTKSMMLSQGQFAAFLNADASDRAELLEELTGTEIYGRISEQVYDSFSQSRQRLENLQAKAQGVELKSEPELTALREHQDQISLAVTELETQIQCTQAAHQWQAQSIALLAKAKDAEQTLLQAKTAQASHQPALAKLALSKPAAQLNRVYAPLMANQQQRTLEEARRTELELQQGALQQRCDTHKQDIARLSEAQQQAQAAMTQMRALVDEQIQPLDNDFSAQQQHQRQLSAELQTQQQALNVAKTQLSTEHERAKSLTVQGRQLQQALAQYPHAELIEANISAWEQQLSQLSVTQQQFLQQQQQQRHKQSQLQAFPQQFKLLNTEIAQLTAQLATAEQAVAPLLEQQRVALGQYDETGLLCVIEQLQVRQPLLLKMQSPVSQYQNLQQERVRLEAGLKARQADVECWQQQRQALRQEYQQLSTHLQDLVKLIEQEQTIANLTALRQSLQQDKPCPVCGSKTHPVVTDYHQSDDQPFVSETEQRHQVLQQQVDEIKAQGIKLASQIEQSVEQDSKELAQLAQLHTVIARVQSDFDALLKQLPADNQSLTIDNPVQLDKTLIALDEQLMPLNARLRNYRQHQDLLRQQEQAVNKLHQQLQDAEHRQGSLGQEQAYQQQVINELEAQITQLQQDYQQQTQHLTSTLSEIGLTLPAQHDIELWANEVRASQSQWKQLTQQLQENDRLQLGLAEKLPMLEQHSAQLEHSVEQIAAELTLLDDAMETNRQQRRQLVGDSQVAELLASKQTLLEQAIIAREESRQQGEQLHQSLAGLAGQLQRVNDALAELDKTLAQLTPDWQMQLSHSMFEDEAQFLAALLDEDESERLHDLARQLDSDIARADVALKLIDAERTAHIQKGREYDVADLEIDGSDAVQHPFELSEEDVNAIRLQALSDKLDTLKAQRDHSRMQLGEINAVLSEDAKRRQGQQQLFSEIAQARVEYEDWDALSGLIGSRDGKKFRVFAQGLTLDHLVALANRQLARLHGRYLLQRRTTGVLELEVLDTWQGDAARDTRTLSGGESFLVSLALALALSDLVSHKTSIDSLFLDEGFGTLDAETLDMALDALDNLNASGKMIGVISHVEAMKERISVQIKVKKMNGLGYSCLEREYQFRPENK